The sequence below is a genomic window from Vibrio mangrovi.
TGCTGATTATAGGAGCGAGGAAGTCCCACGAGTGGGACTGACTTTCACATGTGAAAGTTTTCAGCGCTGCAAAAATTTCGGTATGCCGAATTTTAAGTATTCTCAGATTTTTCAGTCTATCGGAAGCATTTTTCCCGAGGTTATCCGCACATGATTTGATTCCCTATGGTCATTTTCTATGGATAAAGCTCTCTTTATAGGAGATAGAAGTTCTAAAAACTCCGGCATTAGCTGAAATAGACTGTCTTAACGGCCTGTTCGGGCATAGGTATTCCTATTGGATACACCATCAAAATATTTCTGCTGATTTCCACCCTAATTCGGTTTTTCGAGCCCTTTCTCTTGAGTTTTTTAATTAAAGGAGATTCTTATATGAAGTTTGAACAAATGTTTATACGAATAATACTAGCTATTCGCTTATTTGAATTAGTCTTGAAATGGCTTGACTATTGGAATAGTTAAGTGAAAAAGGGCACCTGTATAGGTGCCCAATATAAAGACCTGTGCAAAATTGCAGTAACAACTTAATTCGGAATTGCTTGGAGACTTTTGTATCGGACTTTAAGCTAATATGGACTTTTATCAAACACCTAGTTTGGGTATGGGGACTATGGTTTTAAATAAAGAACTGTAAGGTAATGTAGCCCATTCGTAATTTTTAACTAACCATCCGACAAGGAGTAAAAGGGCTATAAATAGTGCTGTCCCCATACTTTTTATGAAGAGATGGCGCAATTTTTCACCCCAGTCATATTTGGCCTTGATTCTGTTTTCTTCTGCAATAGCATGCAGTCTGGATGCTAATTGTTTATTATCAAGTTCCAATTCAGCTTCTTTGAACGCAAGCTTTCTTTCGTGTTCAGAGTTTAATCGCTCAAACTCATCAAATGTTGCTATAAATTTGCGTAGGGCATCATCTAGATCGTCTTGAAGTTTATTGTATCCGTCAGGATCTCTTTTGTAATCAAAGACCGCATCATGGGTTCGTTTTCTTAGGTCTTTCAGAAATTCGATGTCTAAACCATCTAGTGACTTATTCAAATCATTGATTAGACGTGTTCTACGAAGCATTGAGTTCTGGTCAAAACTGGCTGTTGCTTTAATTTGATCCATAATAGGGTTGTGGGCGAGCTTGGCTACTTGTGCCACTACAGAATTTTTATAGGGATTTTCTGGCTGCTCAGCTAGAAGGCTTTCCATCTTCGGCAAAGATATGCCAGATGGGTGCTTTTCATCTTTATTCATTTGACCTTCCGTTGGTGAAGAGTTAAAAAGCCGCATGCTTTAATAGCGGCTTATGGTTTCATTTTGATTGGTAAGCTTCTTTCATCTCTTTCATTACGAAGACAATTGCTGTGGCTTGTTTTTCATCGAATCCGGCATTGACTAGTCTGTTAATGTTGTGACGAATTTTTTCATATTCTATCTTTACTTCTTGATCTGACAGGGACTTTTCTTTTAATGCCTCTAACGGGGATAGTTTTCTTAATGTCCAGGATCCGTCGTCGTTGTCTATCCATTGGATGACATCACTTTCTTCCCATTGTAATTCTTTTTGGATTTCATCAGGAATGAGGAAGTAGGACTCTCCATCTTCGTTTTTTTCTATTGTAACTTTCATGATAGACCTTGGTTACTTGGATTGTTCTTTTGACTTAATGATTTTTATTGTCTGAAGAGCTTCGCTTCCACTTAAACCAAATTCGTTCATCAGGGTGAATGCCGCTTCTTTTTCACTTTCGGTATCGTTAACTATTTGTTCTACTTTTTTCACTATTCTGTTGGTTTTTACAGCGTTTTCGCCAAACAGATCTCTTATTTTACCTTCTTCTTGTAGTGTTTCTTCGGCCTCTTGAGATATCTGTTTCATTCTACTCTTCATTAAGAGGGCTTCGGATAGTTTTACTAATATCTCTTTTTCTTCGTCTCCCATTTGTCCGATGCTTGACATTAAGTATTGCTCGGCTTTGTCCTGACATTCGTAAGGTTCAGAAATTAGTTCATTGACCGTAACACATAGATAGGATGCCAGTTGCTTTAATGTAGATACTTTGGGTTCACTTCGCCCTGTTTCGTACTCAATGAGAGTTCTTTTCGATACCCTGATTGCTTTAGCGACATCTTCTTGTGTGAGTTCCATTTTTATTCGTGCTTGCTTGAGTTTTTCTGCAAATGACATCTCATTTGTCCCTATAAAGACATTTATTCTCACATTATATATGCAGTTTTTATCACCACACCCTTGAGGTGATGAAAAGATTACTTTATCATTGAGGAAAAATGCACTTGACAGGTTTTTGGAATGTACGATTTTTTGGAAATCACGGTACCATTCAAGAGTGAGTTTGTGACTCAATCTCTTGGCTGTGGCTATGTGAATTACGAAAAGTTGTCTTCTTTATCCGGCCTGAAAGTTGGGGCAGGTGATATTGAATTTGGAGTTACGGGAAATAAGGATCTCCGGGATCTTTATATCCCTTGGCAAAAAATTCCTTCAAGTTATACCGATATTGCCTGTAAAGTTTTTGATGCGAACCCTGCCTGTAATTGTGAATGGGGATATCTTCGTTTTAAAGCATCGCCCGCCAAAATTATGCAGGGTCATAACGTTTATGGCTCTGACAATCTGCGTAATTGCGTTGAACATCTGATGTTTGCTTTTCTTAAAGCAACCCCGGACCTATTTGACTCACTTGAATGGGGATTAGCTGAACTTTCACGTATCGATGCTACTTATTCGATTCAGTTTGAGAGTCGGGATGTTTTGGCACAGGCGGTGAACGGTCTTCGAAACGTTTCCAATCGCTATCTTCGTCCATCGAACCGCTACATTAACAAAACTTTGGGTGATGACTGTGATGCCAGTGTCTACTGGAGCGCTGCAACGGGCGAAAATCCGGATACAGGACGGACTAAGACACTGCTGTTTTATGTTAAGGATGCAGAAATTAAGCATCAGTTAAGTCAGTTGCAATCTCGCGCAAAGAAAGAACGAACTCATCATTACGACCATATTATTGCTGAACTCTCATCTCACGAACTACAAGATTTTGTTGCTAATCGGGGACGTTTTGA
It includes:
- a CDS encoding helix-turn-helix transcriptional regulator, whose amino-acid sequence is MSFAEKLKQARIKMELTQEDVAKAIRVSKRTLIEYETGRSEPKVSTLKQLASYLCVTVNELISEPYECQDKAEQYLMSSIGQMGDEEKEILVKLSEALLMKSRMKQISQEAEETLQEEGKIRDLFGENAVKTNRIVKKVEQIVNDTESEKEAAFTLMNEFGLSGSEALQTIKIIKSKEQSK